A DNA window from Leptospira selangorensis contains the following coding sequences:
- a CDS encoding sensor histidine kinase, whose amino-acid sequence MKSKHNVLIFIPSLIGALVLFGWLFDIEILKRPKDSMVAMNPMSALSFVFIGLALYLNLNRSDSNISRILIRLIALFVLLVGLTKLYSIISGFDLGMDKVLFSDKIAKDIIKGIPNRMAPNTAFDFVVLGSAVFLSSYRKEVLSSISNYLCILVLLIGLFSVIGYVYQVQEFYGILSYIPMAIHTAISFIFCSFALLLINGHSGFMRVFTSKSSGGILARVLIPFLIIIPVLFGYLRIYLNRLNPVSLELGVGFLMTGIILTFFVLVWFVATQLEKSDIARTEAERKLSELNHELEKLVSSKTMDLFKSENRFRTILEQFPYPVLTYDPQGVCTGTNYAWEEMWNTRRDVLVDYNILKDPQIKEAGFFPFVEKAFGGEPAISEPFPYDPKLIGSSGRNRWLQMVLYPVKNTAGNILEVIVVHQDITASKEAENEIRLLNNDLEERVKVRTEQLVLANKELESFSYSISHDLRAPIRGISGFTQILMEDYGVNFDAEGKRIIGKIIENAKQMGQLVDDLLEFSRLGRTELAEREISMKELATTVYKELINLESGRDIRFEIQDIPNVRADQPAVRQLWVNLISNAIKYTKKAGSPLIQIGFMESEEGTVFYVKDNGAGFNMQYYNKLFGVFQRLHSNADFEGTGVGLAIVKRIASRHGGDVWAESKEGEGATFYFTLPGQDPKLK is encoded by the coding sequence TTGAAAAGTAAGCATAACGTATTAATCTTTATTCCTTCATTAATCGGGGCTTTAGTTCTATTCGGCTGGTTATTCGATATTGAGATCTTAAAACGACCTAAGGATTCCATGGTTGCAATGAATCCGATGTCGGCACTTTCATTTGTATTTATCGGATTGGCACTTTATCTCAACCTAAACCGTTCAGATTCAAATATATCTCGAATTCTTATTCGATTGATTGCGCTATTTGTCCTTTTAGTTGGGCTTACTAAATTATATTCGATTATCAGCGGATTTGATCTTGGAATGGATAAGGTCCTTTTTTCAGACAAGATAGCAAAAGATATTATAAAAGGTATCCCGAACAGAATGGCTCCGAATACCGCGTTTGATTTTGTGGTGCTCGGTTCCGCTGTTTTTTTGAGTTCCTATCGAAAGGAAGTTTTAAGTTCTATTTCTAATTATTTATGTATTTTAGTACTTTTGATCGGACTGTTTTCGGTCATAGGTTATGTATATCAGGTCCAGGAATTTTATGGAATTCTTTCCTATATTCCTATGGCAATTCATACGGCTATTAGTTTTATTTTCTGTTCTTTTGCTCTTCTTTTGATTAACGGACATTCCGGATTTATGAGGGTGTTTACGAGCAAAAGTTCGGGAGGGATCTTAGCTCGGGTCTTAATTCCGTTTTTGATCATTATTCCCGTTTTGTTCGGTTATCTTCGTATCTATCTAAATAGATTAAATCCTGTTAGTTTGGAATTAGGAGTAGGATTCTTGATGACAGGGATCATACTTACTTTTTTTGTCCTGGTTTGGTTCGTTGCTACTCAATTAGAAAAATCGGATATAGCAAGAACGGAAGCAGAAAGAAAACTTTCAGAATTGAATCATGAATTAGAGAAGTTGGTCAGTTCTAAAACTATGGACCTATTCAAAAGTGAGAACAGATTCAGGACTATTCTAGAACAATTTCCATATCCTGTGCTGACCTACGATCCTCAAGGTGTTTGTACAGGAACAAATTACGCCTGGGAAGAGATGTGGAATACCAGAAGGGATGTATTAGTCGATTATAATATATTAAAAGATCCTCAGATCAAGGAAGCCGGGTTTTTCCCTTTTGTGGAGAAAGCATTCGGCGGAGAGCCTGCAATTTCAGAACCTTTCCCTTATGATCCGAAACTAATCGGAAGTTCTGGAAGGAATCGTTGGCTGCAGATGGTACTTTATCCGGTTAAAAACACGGCGGGTAATATTTTAGAAGTGATTGTAGTCCACCAAGACATCACTGCAAGTAAAGAGGCGGAGAATGAGATCCGCCTATTGAATAATGATCTAGAGGAAAGAGTAAAAGTCCGCACAGAACAATTAGTTTTGGCAAATAAGGAATTAGAATCCTTCTCCTATTCTATCTCTCACGACTTAAGAGCGCCTATCCGAGGGATCAGCGGTTTCACTCAGATCTTGATGGAAGATTACGGAGTGAATTTTGATGCGGAAGGAAAAAGGATCATAGGCAAGATTATAGAGAATGCCAAGCAGATGGGTCAGTTAGTGGATGATCTTCTGGAATTTTCCAGGTTGGGGAGAACCGAACTCGCCGAAAGAGAAATTTCGATGAAAGAATTGGCTACCACAGTATATAAAGAATTAATAAACTTAGAATCGGGAAGAGATATCCGTTTTGAGATACAAGATATTCCTAATGTTAGAGCGGACCAACCTGCGGTGCGTCAACTTTGGGTGAATTTGATCTCAAATGCGATCAAATATACTAAAAAAGCAGGATCACCACTGATCCAAATCGGTTTTATGGAATCAGAAGAAGGAACGGTCTTTTATGTAAAAGACAATGGTGCAGGTTTTAATATGCAGTATTATAATAAATTATTTGGGGTCTTCCAGAGATTACATTCCAATGCGGACTTTGAAGGCACAGGAGTTGGTCTTGCAATTGTCAAAAGGATCGCTTCTCGTCATGGGGGAGATGTATGGGCTGAATCCAAGGAAGGAGAGGGTGCTACTTTCTATTTCACTCTCCCAGGACAAGATCCTAAATTAAAGTGA
- a CDS encoding di-heme oxidoredictase family protein, which produces MVSVSGSKLDPWEYEEGEELSGGKGMTSYDFTSRAYLQFAPGLPLDKISDFTVGQSVFEVPWENSSSGQIDRRGLGPLFNANSCLACHVGNGIGKVPSGPTETMLTALVRLSNDPNYGGQFQPFSLSGVPAEGKVSVSYSQVEGVFKDGTPYTLRKPKIEFSNLNYGPLASDGEIYSLRNTSKVIGMGLLEAIPDETLLSLQDEYDSNFDGISGRVNSVPDIATGTNKIGRFGWKSNEPNLKQQGSRAFLEDIGVTSPLFPFKNCTSAQTACDSSPHGNLPELNPAKIDMMVKYMRLIAVPARRSPSSSETIAGKKIFFQAGCSSCHISKLLTGNISGAPEISGQIIRPYTDLLLHDMGEGLNDGRSDHLASGKEWRTPPLWGIGLVSEVNGTLQLLHDGRAESFMEAVLWHGGEAERSKQYVLGLSSSQRDQLVRFLESL; this is translated from the coding sequence TTGGTTTCCGTTTCCGGAAGCAAGTTAGATCCCTGGGAATATGAAGAAGGAGAAGAATTGTCCGGAGGCAAAGGTATGACCTCTTACGATTTTACTTCGAGGGCTTATTTACAATTTGCACCGGGACTTCCTTTGGACAAAATTTCAGATTTTACGGTGGGCCAATCCGTCTTTGAGGTTCCTTGGGAAAACTCCAGCTCAGGACAAATAGATAGAAGAGGACTCGGACCTCTATTCAATGCAAATTCCTGTTTAGCCTGTCATGTGGGAAATGGAATAGGAAAAGTTCCTTCTGGACCGACTGAAACTATGCTAACCGCGTTAGTCAGACTTAGTAACGATCCGAATTATGGAGGGCAATTCCAACCCTTCTCCTTGAGCGGTGTTCCCGCAGAAGGAAAGGTGTCCGTTTCTTATTCCCAGGTCGAAGGAGTTTTCAAGGATGGAACTCCATATACATTAAGAAAGCCTAAAATAGAATTTTCCAATCTAAATTACGGTCCCCTTGCCTCGGACGGAGAAATATATTCTCTCAGAAATACTTCTAAGGTAATCGGAATGGGATTATTAGAAGCGATCCCTGATGAAACTTTGTTATCTTTACAAGATGAATATGATTCCAATTTCGATGGGATCTCAGGAAGAGTGAATTCGGTTCCTGATATTGCGACGGGAACCAATAAGATAGGCAGATTCGGTTGGAAATCAAACGAACCCAATTTGAAACAACAAGGCTCTCGCGCATTTTTAGAAGATATAGGAGTGACCAGTCCTCTTTTTCCTTTTAAAAACTGCACATCCGCTCAAACCGCATGTGATTCTTCTCCTCATGGCAACTTGCCTGAATTGAATCCTGCTAAAATAGATATGATGGTAAAGTATATGAGGCTGATCGCGGTTCCTGCGAGAAGGTCACCTTCTTCTTCCGAAACCATTGCCGGGAAAAAGATCTTCTTTCAAGCCGGATGTAGTTCTTGCCATATTTCCAAATTACTAACTGGAAATATTTCCGGAGCACCCGAAATATCAGGACAAATAATCCGACCGTATACTGATCTTTTATTACATGATATGGGAGAAGGTCTTAATGATGGAAGATCGGATCATTTGGCCTCCGGAAAAGAATGGAGAACTCCTCCTCTCTGGGGAATCGGCTTAGTTTCCGAAGTAAATGGAACATTACAATTATTGCATGATGGAAGAGCTGAAAGTTTTATGGAAGCCGTTCTATGGCATGGAGGAGAAGCGGAAAGAAGTAAACAGTATGTGCTGGGACTTTCTTCTTCTCAAAGAGATCAACTAGTTAGATTTTTGGAATCACTTTAA
- a CDS encoding RCC1 domain-containing protein: MKRLLPLVFLFLWTCSNSSSKTPMGLLGGTASTISSNFEITSPSEGEILSVYQFDLGIGSASSGNYEVFLNENKETEVEGETTEFQVSNLKPKRGQNTLKVVLTSEEGNVLEKSVSFYFGNKLTAGGSHSGFIINGSVYICGRNNKGQLGTGFSEGDTSNPNIVKLTSISGIVSLSFNQNNSLAIKDDGKVYTWGANAQGQLGLGNTTEPAVGTAGNPAAQTPPTEVPGITDAVMGAFGFNHAVILKSDGTVVSFGQNNVGQLGNADPAITTTTVSSNPVTVVGLTNIIQVIAGSQHSAALDSNGDVYVWGRNQYGNLGNGTTSTATAITSTPAKVPGLTGVKHIANGRDHILALKSDGTVFAWGLNASGQLGLGNQDSPKNTPLQVNNITNAIRVFAGGTQSFALLSDGSIQGWGENGQGNLGNPDAATKVTEPNLSVVGIAKGSSLGIGALHGFVLLPDSSVYGWGWNFRGSLGRSDLQDSWAAKTPVALTFP, from the coding sequence ATGAAACGCCTATTGCCCCTAGTTTTTCTATTCCTATGGACCTGCTCCAACTCTTCCTCCAAAACCCCAATGGGGCTTTTAGGTGGAACTGCCTCCACTATTAGCTCCAATTTCGAGATTACCTCCCCCTCCGAAGGAGAAATTCTATCCGTTTATCAGTTCGACCTGGGGATCGGAAGCGCAAGCTCCGGGAACTACGAAGTGTTTCTGAACGAAAACAAGGAAACGGAAGTGGAAGGTGAAACCACTGAATTCCAAGTATCCAACCTTAAACCGAAAAGAGGACAAAACACACTCAAAGTAGTTTTAACGAGTGAAGAAGGTAACGTACTTGAAAAATCCGTCTCCTTCTATTTCGGGAACAAACTAACTGCGGGAGGATCACATTCAGGATTTATAATAAATGGATCCGTTTATATCTGCGGAAGAAACAATAAAGGCCAATTAGGGACCGGATTTTCGGAAGGAGATACAAGCAATCCGAATATAGTAAAACTCACTTCTATCTCAGGGATCGTAAGCCTTTCATTTAATCAAAACAATTCATTAGCGATCAAAGACGATGGAAAAGTGTATACTTGGGGAGCAAATGCCCAAGGACAATTAGGCCTCGGAAACACAACTGAACCTGCAGTTGGGACCGCAGGAAATCCGGCTGCACAAACACCTCCTACAGAAGTTCCAGGGATCACAGATGCTGTTATGGGAGCATTCGGTTTCAATCACGCAGTAATCCTTAAGTCTGACGGAACAGTAGTCTCATTCGGACAAAATAATGTGGGCCAATTAGGAAATGCAGATCCGGCAATTACCACTACGACAGTTTCTTCCAATCCTGTGACCGTGGTCGGGCTTACTAATATCATCCAAGTAATTGCAGGTTCCCAACATTCCGCCGCCCTAGATTCAAACGGTGACGTTTATGTTTGGGGAAGAAACCAGTATGGAAATTTAGGAAATGGAACTACTTCCACTGCGACTGCAATTACCTCAACTCCCGCAAAGGTTCCAGGACTTACCGGTGTAAAACATATAGCGAATGGGAGAGATCATATTCTCGCATTAAAAAGCGACGGGACAGTTTTTGCCTGGGGATTAAATGCAAGTGGTCAGCTGGGTTTGGGGAACCAAGACAGTCCTAAAAATACTCCATTACAAGTAAATAATATAACGAATGCTATTCGAGTATTCGCAGGCGGGACCCAAAGTTTTGCCCTACTCTCCGACGGAAGTATCCAAGGTTGGGGAGAAAATGGACAAGGCAACCTAGGAAATCCGGACGCTGCTACTAAAGTTACCGAACCAAACTTAAGCGTAGTCGGGATCGCTAAAGGATCCAGCTTAGGGATCGGAGCTCTTCACGGTTTTGTATTATTGCCTGATAGTTCCGTTTATGGTTGGGGTTGGAATTTTAGAGGTTCTTTAGGAAGGTCTGATCTGCAAGATTCTTGGGCTGCCAAGACCCCAGTTGCTTTAACATTTCCATAA
- a CDS encoding YdeI/OmpD-associated family protein: MIPKFFKTGKEFRSWLSKNYKKETELLLGFYKIKSSKKGILYGEAIDQALCFGWIDGIRKSIDEDSYTARFTPRKTGSIWSKVNIKRIQELIQEGLVQESGLQAFHSEKKKTAQYSFEQDKIELPSIFKKQFQKNTKAWEFFKSQAPYYQRTAIWWVISPKREETRLKRLDILISDSQSQKRIDAITWKKKESKT, from the coding sequence ATGATACCAAAGTTCTTTAAGACCGGAAAGGAATTCCGTTCCTGGCTTTCCAAAAATTATAAAAAAGAAACGGAACTTCTTCTAGGCTTTTATAAAATAAAGTCCTCCAAAAAAGGAATTCTTTATGGAGAGGCAATAGATCAGGCATTATGTTTCGGTTGGATAGATGGGATCCGAAAGAGCATAGACGAGGATAGTTATACTGCTCGCTTTACTCCCAGAAAAACCGGAAGTATTTGGAGCAAGGTCAATATTAAACGTATCCAAGAGTTGATCCAGGAAGGTTTAGTCCAAGAGTCCGGACTACAAGCATTCCATTCTGAAAAGAAAAAGACCGCGCAATATTCATTCGAACAGGATAAGATAGAACTACCTTCTATTTTTAAAAAACAATTCCAAAAAAATACAAAGGCCTGGGAGTTCTTTAAAAGCCAGGCACCTTATTACCAGCGAACTGCCATTTGGTGGGTGATCAGTCCCAAAAGGGAAGAAACTAGGCTTAAAAGGTTGGATATTCTCATCTCAGACTCCCAATCCCAAAAGAGGATAGATGCAATCACATGGAAGAAGAAGGAGTCCAAAACCTAA
- a CDS encoding MBL fold metallo-hydrolase → MSIRGSRSSFFSLLTAVLLMQNCLTSSANIQDYKEHFIGNDPKDLSSEIPKGKVRAVFLGTSSILLDDGETQILTDGFFSRPSLFRTMFSKISSDEQEIKYVMLLAGIKRLKGILVCHSHYDHSMDSPFIAKETGAKLYGSLSTIQIGKGGGLPDEQLALFQPGKKIQIGKFKITVLNSKHTPPFKILGKTNAADPNRPDLTEALSQPAKAEDYIEGGTYDFLVEQGKHSILIKGSTNYIENAWEGLKADVLFLGIAMLGKQEEEFRSKYYEETVTKTSPKMVIPVHWDNFFKPLSSPLEPNLSLGDDVKTGMEYMIRKTSQDGIQFKILRGFESILLF, encoded by the coding sequence ATGAGTATAAGAGGTTCCAGGTCCAGTTTTTTTAGTCTTTTGACTGCGGTCTTATTAATGCAGAATTGTCTGACTTCTTCCGCAAATATCCAGGACTATAAGGAACATTTTATAGGAAATGATCCCAAGGATCTTTCTTCAGAGATCCCAAAGGGAAAAGTAAGAGCGGTATTTTTAGGTACTAGCTCCATTCTATTGGATGATGGAGAGACTCAGATTTTGACGGATGGATTTTTTTCCAGGCCTTCTCTTTTTAGAACCATGTTCTCTAAAATTTCTTCGGATGAACAAGAGATTAAATACGTTATGCTACTTGCGGGTATTAAACGTTTAAAAGGGATCTTGGTATGCCATTCTCATTACGACCATTCTATGGATTCTCCTTTTATCGCTAAGGAAACCGGAGCGAAATTATACGGTTCTCTTTCTACCATCCAAATCGGAAAAGGGGGAGGGTTGCCTGATGAACAATTGGCATTATTCCAACCCGGGAAAAAGATCCAGATAGGTAAGTTTAAGATCACTGTGTTGAATTCTAAACATACTCCTCCTTTTAAAATTTTAGGAAAAACGAATGCTGCCGATCCGAATAGACCGGATCTAACAGAGGCTCTTTCTCAACCAGCTAAGGCGGAAGATTATATAGAGGGCGGGACCTACGATTTTTTAGTAGAACAGGGAAAACATTCCATCTTAATTAAAGGAAGTACGAATTATATAGAAAACGCTTGGGAAGGTCTAAAGGCGGACGTTCTGTTTTTAGGGATTGCAATGCTCGGTAAACAGGAAGAAGAATTTAGGTCGAAATATTACGAAGAAACGGTGACAAAAACTTCTCCTAAGATGGTGATCCCGGTGCATTGGGATAATTTTTTCAAACCCTTAAGTTCGCCATTGGAACCTAATTTAAGCCTGGGAGACGATGTGAAAACCGGTATGGAATATATGATACGTAAAACTTCCCAGGATGGGATCCAGTTTAAGATCCTAAGAGGTTTCGAGAGCATTCTGTTATTTTAA
- a CDS encoding questin oxidase family protein, producing the protein MEEEDTMEKVLEYLEPYGPDLKNGLSNHAPMACEALLTMGKRESIFPWLERYGNQFLEKKKPRNKIYSGDWKDFLGIPDTYPEWENFFNSELEEGPWQKTISEWAVKLAPGICADATHGVIRTGHAVRSLTRKESRRRRRELASGLAVWASSYLELPTSFDSLLGLQPEDAIQKVDFVPNEFKNFSGTIVSSLQGLGDYDHFSPVIGYLNVSNRPEEIISGLSEGFSRVVLNNVEDNLSAIVFIHSVTSVSALRSILPFLNEYEKKSVLRYSWQSGAALFSAFGKKLNLELPERLEKESREEMINGAIEHGDEHAIKFTEVCLKEYEFNPSPAYYAAASLARKFLEPLS; encoded by the coding sequence ATGGAAGAAGAGGATACGATGGAGAAAGTTTTAGAATATTTAGAACCTTATGGTCCTGATCTAAAAAACGGACTCAGTAATCATGCCCCAATGGCTTGTGAGGCATTGCTTACCATGGGGAAAAGAGAAAGTATTTTCCCTTGGTTGGAACGGTATGGAAACCAATTCTTAGAAAAAAAGAAACCTAGAAACAAAATCTACAGCGGAGATTGGAAAGACTTCCTGGGAATTCCGGATACATATCCTGAATGGGAAAACTTTTTTAACTCAGAGCTGGAAGAAGGTCCCTGGCAAAAAACGATTTCTGAATGGGCGGTCAAACTTGCTCCTGGGATTTGTGCAGACGCTACACATGGAGTGATCCGCACAGGACATGCGGTCAGAAGTTTGACTAGAAAAGAATCCAGACGTAGAAGGAGAGAACTTGCTTCCGGATTAGCAGTTTGGGCCTCTAGTTATTTGGAATTGCCTACTTCTTTTGATTCTTTGCTGGGTCTACAGCCGGAAGACGCTATACAAAAAGTGGACTTTGTTCCGAATGAATTTAAAAACTTTTCGGGCACAATCGTTTCTTCTCTGCAGGGATTAGGAGATTATGATCATTTTTCTCCCGTGATCGGATATCTAAACGTTTCTAATCGACCTGAAGAAATTATCTCAGGCTTATCGGAAGGATTTTCCAGAGTAGTGTTGAATAATGTGGAAGATAATCTATCCGCGATCGTTTTTATCCATTCTGTGACTAGTGTTTCCGCTCTCAGAAGTATATTGCCTTTTCTGAATGAATATGAAAAAAAGTCGGTCTTAAGATATTCATGGCAGTCGGGAGCGGCTTTATTTTCAGCATTCGGTAAAAAGTTAAATCTGGAACTTCCTGAAAGATTAGAAAAAGAATCCAGAGAGGAAATGATAAACGGAGCAATCGAGCATGGAGACGAACATGCGATCAAATTTACGGAAGTATGTTTGAAGGAGTATGAATTCAATCCTTCTCCTGCATATTATGCTGCCGCTAGTTTGGCTAGAAAGTTTTTAGAACCTTTGTCTTAA
- a CDS encoding alpha-ketoglutarate-dependent dioxygenase AlkB family protein — MELFESERQRNLLPYQGIVTYYGTILAKSASDSLLKILLEDIPWKNDEAIIYGKHITTKRKVAWFGDSDYEYTYSNTTKKALPWTKELSELKSLMEEITETKFNSCLLNLYNNGEEGMAWHSDDEKALGKNSVIASLSFGAERKFYFKHKSTKEQISLILEHGSLLVMRGAQESWLHSLPKTKSIKQPRINLTFRTMRH; from the coding sequence ATGGAACTGTTTGAATCGGAAAGGCAGAGGAACTTACTTCCTTATCAGGGAATCGTAACGTATTACGGGACGATCCTTGCTAAGAGTGCTTCGGACAGTCTTCTAAAAATTTTACTTGAGGACATCCCTTGGAAGAACGACGAGGCTATAATTTACGGAAAACATATAACCACTAAAAGAAAAGTAGCCTGGTTCGGAGATTCAGATTATGAATACACATATTCAAACACCACCAAAAAAGCCTTACCTTGGACAAAAGAACTTTCGGAGCTCAAAAGTTTAATGGAAGAAATCACTGAAACTAAATTTAATTCCTGCTTACTCAATTTGTATAATAATGGAGAAGAAGGGATGGCCTGGCATAGCGACGATGAAAAAGCCTTGGGGAAAAATTCCGTAATCGCTTCTTTATCATTTGGAGCGGAAAGAAAATTTTACTTCAAACATAAGTCCACAAAAGAACAGATTTCGTTAATCTTAGAACATGGAAGTTTATTAGTTATGCGAGGAGCCCAAGAATCTTGGCTGCATAGTCTTCCTAAAACAAAATCGATCAAACAACCCAGAATAAATCTGACTTTTAGAACCATGCGCCATTAA
- a CDS encoding Ada metal-binding domain-containing protein, producing MIRKKKLALAGNLKLKIYGTLSCNSGKRMNKQNRIFFTSEKEAIHLGFRPCRHCLKEKYKVWKNGTV from the coding sequence TTGATTCGAAAAAAGAAATTAGCTTTGGCTGGAAATTTGAAACTAAAAATTTACGGAACTCTTTCTTGTAATTCAGGCAAAAGAATGAATAAACAAAATCGTATTTTCTTTACTTCTGAAAAAGAAGCGATCCATTTAGGGTTCAGACCTTGCAGGCATTGTTTAAAAGAAAAATATAAAGTTTGGAAAAATGGAACTGTTTGA